Proteins encoded by one window of Gordonia jinghuaiqii:
- a CDS encoding aminotransferase class V-fold PLP-dependent enzyme has translation MYVSALGEQWHAARLNPSLTHLDSASAGRSSYAVIGAMTAHLWRETERGSYLAAEDRAEEIARDTRNLAALIGHTNDEVIFRESARAALRALLTNWSLPVTSTVWVARNEFGPNLEEFERRGYAVRTMPDGDVYGHVDTDALENMLQFEQPDFIHICHIGSMSGAVQPVTRVVELAHRAGVPVVVDMAQSVGHVPTVTGADVVYGTSRKWLTGPRGVGFIAIRRDSLRPVQIDGSEAFVAGRIGLGGAVRELLEIGQQRVFRELAKIGRVTRERLHGIASWEVLEPIDEPSAIVTLAPPPGWQFGDVAAAREKLLSLGILVTAADTWRAPLASEQPVLRLSPHLDVQRDELDRVADALRTMGY, from the coding sequence ATGTACGTCAGCGCTCTCGGCGAACAGTGGCATGCGGCGCGGCTGAATCCATCCCTGACGCATCTCGACTCCGCCTCCGCAGGACGCTCATCGTATGCCGTGATCGGCGCGATGACCGCCCACCTGTGGCGCGAGACCGAACGCGGCTCCTACCTGGCCGCCGAGGACCGCGCTGAAGAAATTGCCCGCGACACAAGGAATCTCGCAGCTCTCATCGGTCACACGAACGACGAGGTCATCTTCCGCGAGAGTGCCCGCGCGGCCCTGCGCGCACTTCTCACCAACTGGAGTCTGCCGGTCACGTCGACGGTCTGGGTCGCCAGGAACGAGTTCGGGCCGAACCTCGAGGAGTTCGAGCGCCGCGGCTACGCCGTGCGGACGATGCCCGACGGCGACGTCTACGGCCATGTCGACACCGACGCCCTCGAGAACATGCTCCAGTTCGAGCAACCCGACTTCATCCACATCTGCCACATCGGCTCGATGTCCGGTGCGGTGCAGCCGGTCACGCGGGTCGTCGAACTCGCACACCGCGCCGGCGTGCCGGTCGTGGTCGACATGGCCCAGTCGGTGGGTCACGTGCCCACCGTCACCGGCGCCGACGTGGTCTACGGCACCAGCCGCAAGTGGCTGACCGGTCCGCGCGGTGTCGGATTCATCGCGATTCGACGGGACTCGTTGCGGCCGGTGCAGATCGACGGTTCCGAGGCCTTCGTCGCCGGACGCATCGGACTCGGGGGAGCGGTCCGCGAACTCCTCGAGATCGGCCAGCAGCGTGTATTCCGGGAACTCGCGAAGATCGGCAGGGTCACCCGCGAACGGCTACACGGGATCGCCAGCTGGGAGGTGCTCGAGCCGATCGACGAGCCATCGGCCATCGTCACGCTGGCACCGCCACCCGGATGGCAGTTCGGCGACGTCGCGGCCGCCCGCGAGAAGCTGCTCTCCCTCGGCATCCTGGTGACCGCGGCCGACACGTGGCGGGCGCCCCTGGCGTCGGAACAGCCGGTCCTGCGCCTGAGTCCGCACCTCGACGTACAGCGCGACGAACTCGACCGCGTGGCGGACGCCCTGCGCACGATGGGTTACTGA
- a CDS encoding DUF6049 family protein, giving the protein MHIATALAAVLAVVGLLAMPGAMPRAAAVPETSSAGSASPRSGDDAQNTSRFARIVIDSMTPNIVTTTSRPVVTVSGRVDNVGDRSINALTIRLERGDPVATAAGLRTDLADDDPAVAVAGPFEALTDSLAPGESVGFRMSMSLSATTGPDGQGLAISETGVYPMQVNVNGTPEYGDAAQVAGSRMLLPVLSLPPDDARALDYVDPTTGYSDTDPVPGLGPDGSVSANLSSPARMTMLWPLAAPPQLAPGVLGGNTEPVRLISEDMARSLNSGGRLHELLKALQSVVGEPPPAQSGSGVSDAPVSETPAGAETDAMPGSGKLAESMCLAIDPDLVVTVRAMALGYEVTTNPADPTAATRPGSGAEVADRWLRTLRWTASRMCVVALPFAQADLSSLTRIGNSDLTEAALRSPADVVDLVLGVRSVRGLSIPALGAINADGAAALAQAGLASTAVASNSITPTGRRDDAGRYRIGGLAAQTYAAPISASFAAIGTAPSTPALTPADQRVDLSDESAGSRRQTAIGALAYPAIAAPQPTPGGSGTASRDPVVGRSSFLVPPTYWSPTADDSDALFATARLLLESGAATPAPLPTLVAELASAREEARLTNPPGVDPVGRIGSVLTAGATTAIRRNVEDSWQFQGALVRSADVAATPERYVEPLREDQLRAIRSPDSYGSAVYTHLRRTQEERIEAVASTLHRMGQSVTIRDPGGRYTLASERSPLLLVVGNDLALPVRARLTTSAPEGIEIDDPGIVEIPARGTRQIQLPTQGEASESITVDIRLSTATGVQLGQPISLSVYTNAYGKPLFYITIIAAAALILLTARRLWHRFRGQPDPADADRPEPDELERLLAGSGYQERRRTLQSEGRPPVDDVGDEPS; this is encoded by the coding sequence CTGCACATCGCCACGGCACTGGCCGCGGTGCTGGCGGTCGTCGGGCTGCTGGCCATGCCGGGTGCGATGCCGCGGGCCGCGGCGGTCCCGGAGACGAGCAGCGCCGGGTCGGCGAGCCCACGATCCGGCGACGACGCCCAGAACACGAGCCGGTTCGCGCGGATAGTCATCGACTCGATGACCCCGAACATCGTCACCACGACGAGCCGGCCGGTGGTGACCGTGAGCGGGCGTGTCGACAACGTGGGGGACCGTTCCATCAACGCCCTCACGATCCGGTTGGAGCGAGGTGACCCGGTCGCCACCGCGGCGGGGTTGCGCACCGACCTCGCCGACGACGACCCGGCCGTCGCGGTCGCCGGTCCGTTCGAGGCGCTGACCGATTCCCTGGCGCCCGGCGAGAGCGTCGGCTTCCGGATGTCGATGTCGTTGTCGGCGACCACCGGTCCCGACGGGCAGGGTCTCGCGATCTCCGAGACCGGTGTGTATCCGATGCAGGTCAACGTCAACGGCACGCCGGAGTACGGCGACGCCGCTCAGGTCGCGGGTTCACGGATGCTCCTGCCGGTGCTGTCCCTGCCCCCCGACGATGCGCGCGCCCTCGACTACGTCGACCCGACCACCGGATACTCCGACACCGACCCCGTCCCCGGTCTCGGCCCCGACGGCTCGGTCTCGGCGAACTTGTCCAGTCCGGCCCGGATGACCATGTTGTGGCCGCTCGCGGCTCCGCCACAGCTGGCGCCCGGCGTCCTGGGCGGAAACACCGAGCCGGTCCGCCTCATCAGCGAGGACATGGCGCGCTCGCTCAATTCCGGTGGCAGGCTTCACGAACTGCTGAAGGCCTTGCAGAGTGTCGTCGGCGAACCGCCCCCCGCGCAGTCCGGCTCCGGGGTGTCAGATGCGCCGGTCTCCGAGACCCCCGCGGGCGCCGAGACCGACGCCATGCCCGGCTCGGGGAAGCTCGCCGAGAGCATGTGCCTGGCGATCGACCCGGATCTCGTGGTGACGGTGCGTGCGATGGCGCTGGGCTATGAGGTGACCACCAATCCGGCCGACCCGACGGCGGCGACGCGCCCGGGCAGCGGCGCGGAGGTGGCCGACCGCTGGCTGCGGACACTGCGCTGGACAGCGAGCCGGATGTGCGTGGTCGCGTTGCCGTTCGCGCAGGCCGATCTGAGTTCGCTCACCCGCATCGGCAACAGCGATCTCACCGAGGCGGCACTGCGTAGCCCCGCCGACGTCGTCGACCTGGTGCTCGGCGTCCGCAGCGTTCGCGGCCTCTCCATCCCCGCTCTGGGCGCGATCAACGCCGACGGTGCGGCCGCGCTGGCGCAGGCCGGTCTCGCCTCGACGGCGGTGGCGTCGAACTCGATCACGCCCACCGGCCGCCGTGACGATGCGGGCCGCTACCGGATCGGTGGCCTCGCCGCGCAGACCTACGCCGCACCGATCTCGGCGTCGTTCGCCGCGATCGGTACAGCGCCGTCGACTCCGGCGCTGACCCCCGCCGACCAGCGTGTCGACCTCTCCGACGAGTCGGCGGGCAGCCGCCGGCAGACCGCCATCGGCGCACTCGCCTACCCGGCGATCGCCGCTCCCCAGCCCACGCCCGGGGGATCCGGCACCGCCTCCCGCGACCCGGTCGTCGGTCGCTCGTCATTCCTGGTGCCGCCGACGTACTGGTCGCCGACCGCCGACGACTCCGATGCGCTCTTCGCGACCGCCCGCCTCCTTCTCGAGTCAGGTGCGGCAACCCCCGCACCGCTGCCGACCCTCGTCGCCGAGCTCGCGTCGGCGCGGGAAGAGGCACGCCTGACCAACCCGCCGGGCGTGGATCCGGTCGGCCGCATCGGATCGGTGCTCACCGCGGGCGCCACCACCGCCATACGACGCAACGTCGAGGACAGCTGGCAGTTCCAAGGCGCGCTGGTGCGGTCCGCCGACGTCGCGGCCACGCCCGAGCGCTACGTCGAGCCGCTGCGCGAGGACCAGCTGCGCGCGATCAGATCACCGGACTCCTACGGATCGGCGGTGTACACCCATCTCCGCCGGACGCAGGAGGAACGCATCGAGGCAGTGGCCTCGACCCTGCACCGGATGGGGCAGTCGGTGACGATCCGCGATCCCGGCGGGCGCTACACGCTCGCCTCCGAACGCAGCCCGCTGCTCCTCGTGGTCGGCAACGACCTGGCCCTGCCCGTGCGCGCCCGGCTCACCACATCGGCTCCGGAGGGCATCGAGATCGACGACCCGGGCATCGTCGAGATCCCGGCTCGGGGGACCCGGCAGATCCAGCTGCCCACGCAGGGGGAGGCCTCCGAGTCCATCACCGTCGACATCCGGCTGTCCACGGCCACCGGGGTCCAGCTCGGTCAGCCGATCAGCCTGTCGGTGTACACCAACGCCTACGGCAAGC
- a CDS encoding CCA tRNA nucleotidyltransferase has product MSDPDRRTRLLAGAAIALRELDDVLAPLGELFTAAGHELYLVGGSVRDAVLGRLGNDLDFTTDARPEEVSRLLRGWADAFWDVGIDFGTVGVRKGEHHIEITTYRADSYDQVSRNPEVTFGETLDDDLVRRDFTINAMAVRIGAKGAEDFCDPLDGMTALLAGVIDTPATPEQSFGDDPLRMLRAVRFMSQLGFGLAPRVWQAITEMNGEIDRITAERVRTELDKLICGEFPIDAIDAMVETGLAERVLPEVPGMKLTIDEHHQHKDVYQHSLTVLKQAIDLEDGDPDLVLRWAALLHDIGKPETRRHEPGGGVSFHHHEVVGAKMVRKRMRALKYPKAVVSDVADLVFLHLRFHGYGDGAWTDSAVRRYVTDAGPLLDRLNKLVRADCTTRNKRRARRLQQNYDDLEQRIADLQAAENLQKVRPDLDGNAIMEMLGVPPGPIVGQAWRYLKELRLDRGPLTPDEAEAALREWWAGRNKTGDDETGGNRTGKTAE; this is encoded by the coding sequence CTGTCCGATCCGGATCGACGCACCCGCCTCCTCGCCGGGGCCGCGATCGCGCTGCGCGAGCTCGACGATGTCCTCGCTCCCCTGGGGGAGCTGTTCACCGCGGCGGGGCACGAGTTGTACCTGGTCGGCGGATCGGTCCGCGATGCGGTTCTCGGCCGGCTGGGCAACGACCTGGATTTCACCACCGATGCGCGACCGGAAGAGGTGTCGCGTCTGCTCAGAGGTTGGGCCGACGCCTTCTGGGACGTCGGGATCGACTTCGGCACGGTCGGCGTCCGCAAGGGCGAACACCATATCGAGATCACCACCTACCGCGCCGACTCCTATGACCAGGTGAGCCGCAATCCCGAGGTCACCTTCGGCGAGACGCTCGACGACGACCTCGTCCGGCGTGACTTCACCATCAACGCGATGGCCGTACGCATCGGCGCCAAGGGTGCCGAGGACTTCTGCGACCCCCTCGACGGCATGACCGCCCTGCTCGCAGGTGTCATCGACACCCCGGCCACACCCGAGCAGTCCTTCGGCGACGACCCGCTCCGGATGTTGCGGGCCGTCCGGTTCATGTCCCAGCTCGGCTTCGGACTCGCACCCCGTGTGTGGCAGGCCATCACCGAGATGAACGGTGAGATCGATCGCATCACCGCCGAACGCGTCCGCACCGAACTCGACAAACTGATCTGTGGGGAGTTCCCGATCGACGCGATCGACGCGATGGTCGAGACCGGGCTGGCAGAGCGGGTCCTGCCCGAGGTGCCGGGCATGAAACTCACCATCGACGAACATCACCAGCACAAGGACGTCTACCAGCATTCGCTGACGGTCCTCAAACAGGCCATCGACCTCGAGGACGGTGATCCGGACCTGGTCTTGCGTTGGGCGGCGCTGCTCCACGACATCGGGAAGCCCGAGACGCGCAGGCACGAGCCGGGTGGCGGCGTCAGTTTCCATCACCACGAGGTGGTGGGGGCGAAGATGGTGCGCAAACGGATGCGGGCGCTGAAGTACCCCAAGGCCGTGGTGTCCGACGTCGCCGACCTGGTGTTCCTGCACCTGCGCTTCCATGGCTACGGCGACGGCGCATGGACCGATTCCGCGGTTCGCCGCTACGTCACCGACGCCGGTCCCCTGCTCGACCGGCTCAACAAGCTGGTCCGGGCCGACTGCACGACCCGTAACAAACGACGCGCACGGCGACTGCAGCAGAACTACGACGATCTCGAACAGCGCATCGCCGATCTGCAGGCCGCGGAGAACCTCCAGAAGGTCCGACCCGACCTCGACGGCAACGCGATCATGGAGATGCTCGGCGTGCCGCCCGGCCCGATCGTCGGACAGGCGTGGCGGTATCTCAAGGAACTCCGTCTCGACCGCGGCCCACTCACGCCCGACGAGGCCGAAGCGGCTCTGCGGGAATGGTGGGCCGGGCGCAACAAGACCGGGGACGACGAGACCGGCGGCAACCGGACCGGGAAAACCGCGGAGTAG
- a CDS encoding NUDIX hydrolase — MSTDSSTNPSDVSGVSSGPRGEDGGQGNQNPPAQGRRARRGRRRRGRRKGEARTAAPAHSPASHKQPGHSQPGSGHKQPGHTTKHGHRQNGPNPAAEPAPTTHHPTPNDLARARAADPARADPVESESVEKLPVDPDRARPQVTPPKPSDMVAVSAKLTKKGLSQPGSKPGKNRRRSPRAERVNPDRAGADRATTEKLRTVRETSAGGLVISDLGLPIDELSAALIGRVDRRGRTMWSLPKGHIETGETAEQTAIREVEEETGIQGTVVAPLGKIDYWFVSEGRRIHKTVHHYLLRCTGGELSDEDYEVSEVAWVPLHELPRRLTYSDERRLARMARGVIADLAADPTRLAQSEAESIRTEPNAYEKAAAARNQRRNEPPPAARPRRRRRRPRRSASGDG, encoded by the coding sequence GTGTCCACCGATTCCTCAACCAACCCTTCAGACGTGAGCGGCGTCTCGTCGGGTCCGCGTGGTGAGGACGGCGGACAGGGCAACCAGAACCCGCCCGCCCAGGGTCGTCGTGCTCGTCGTGGCCGCCGGCGCCGCGGACGGCGCAAGGGTGAGGCCCGCACCGCCGCACCCGCCCACAGCCCCGCCTCGCACAAGCAGCCGGGCCACTCACAGCCCGGTTCCGGTCACAAGCAGCCGGGTCACACCACCAAGCACGGCCACCGGCAGAACGGGCCCAATCCCGCCGCCGAGCCGGCGCCGACGACACATCACCCGACGCCCAACGACCTCGCCCGCGCCCGCGCGGCCGATCCGGCACGTGCGGACCCGGTCGAGTCGGAGTCGGTGGAGAAACTGCCCGTCGATCCCGATCGCGCGCGGCCGCAGGTCACGCCGCCGAAACCATCGGACATGGTCGCTGTCTCGGCGAAGCTGACCAAGAAGGGTCTGAGCCAGCCCGGCAGCAAGCCGGGCAAGAACCGTCGGCGATCGCCCCGCGCCGAGCGGGTCAACCCCGATCGCGCGGGTGCCGACCGGGCGACCACCGAGAAGCTGCGGACCGTCCGGGAGACCTCGGCCGGCGGCCTCGTCATCTCCGACCTCGGTCTGCCCATCGACGAGCTGTCCGCAGCACTCATCGGTCGGGTCGACCGGCGCGGCCGGACGATGTGGTCGCTGCCCAAGGGCCACATCGAGACCGGTGAGACCGCCGAGCAGACCGCGATCCGCGAGGTCGAGGAAGAGACCGGCATCCAGGGCACCGTGGTGGCTCCGCTGGGCAAGATCGACTACTGGTTCGTCAGCGAGGGCCGACGCATCCACAAGACCGTGCACCACTACCTGCTGCGCTGCACCGGCGGAGAACTGTCCGACGAGGACTACGAGGTCAGCGAGGTGGCGTGGGTGCCGTTGCATGAGTTGCCACGTCGGCTCACGTATTCTGACGAGCGACGACTCGCCCGGATGGCCCGCGGCGTGATCGCCGATCTCGCCGCCGACCCCACCCGGCTGGCCCAGTCCGAGGCCGAGAGCATTCGTACCGAACCCAACGCTTATGAGAAAGCCGCCGCCGCGCGCAACCAGCGCCGCAACGAGCCGCCACCCGCGGCTCGTCCTCGTCGGCGCCGACGCCGTCCCCGTCGGTCCGCAAGCGGCGATGGCTGA
- a CDS encoding TetR/AcrR family transcriptional regulator, producing the protein MSIRNEEIGDLVLDAARSCLLRSGGRKVTVSEVARQAGVSRPTVYRRWPDITEIIRGLLTREVLGIVEEAVGRSGDPADLDSLAGQVVSVVGALRDSDLIASLWREQRDLMSPYVFERLGTSQQGVLALLADMLAQGQERGQVRSGDAKRMAAMVLLIAQSFLQSGALVSDILAEGWSTELHGVLVGYLRPVGR; encoded by the coding sequence ATGTCAATCCGTAACGAGGAGATCGGGGATCTCGTTCTGGATGCAGCGCGGAGCTGCCTGCTGCGCAGCGGCGGCCGCAAGGTGACTGTGTCCGAGGTCGCCCGGCAAGCAGGTGTGAGCCGACCGACGGTGTACCGACGCTGGCCCGACATCACCGAGATCATCCGCGGTCTGCTCACCCGCGAGGTGCTGGGCATCGTCGAGGAGGCCGTCGGCAGGTCCGGCGATCCCGCGGATCTCGACTCGCTCGCCGGCCAGGTGGTCTCGGTGGTCGGTGCGCTCCGCGACAGCGACCTGATCGCATCGTTGTGGCGCGAACAGCGAGATCTCATGTCGCCGTACGTCTTCGAACGTCTCGGCACGAGCCAGCAGGGCGTCCTCGCACTCCTTGCAGACATGCTCGCGCAGGGTCAGGAACGCGGTCAGGTCCGGTCCGGCGACGCCAAGCGGATGGCCGCGATGGTGTTGCTGATCGCGCAGTCCTTCCTGCAGTCGGGCGCTCTGGTGTCCGACATCCTCGCCGAGGGCTGGAGTACCGAACTGCACGGTGTGCTCGTGGGCTATCTCCGTCCGGTCGGTAGGTGA
- a CDS encoding diacylglycerol/lipid kinase family protein, which produces MNIQHATLVASPYARHGTGLRVAHQAADLLRAHDVEVEVIVGEDIADAADLTGKAARGDTDVLVVVGGDGTVRLTVEASIGSGKPLAVIPAGSGNDFARNLGIPLGTAEAIEVILAGHRRPIDLGRVSFPDGQTALFSTVAATGFDAAVTARAMDIKWPRGQARYTIAAFLELIGLRSRHYQVRVDDECVESDLIFAAIGNTTSYGGGMQITPEASVSDGLLDISMAANPPRLPRWTIARVFPKVFSGKHIGHPLVTSMRGEEIELYCDPPALVSVDGDLVGALPAVFEAVPRAIEVFAPVPA; this is translated from the coding sequence ATGAATATCCAACACGCCACACTCGTGGCCAGTCCGTATGCACGCCACGGGACAGGTCTGCGCGTCGCACATCAGGCCGCAGATCTTCTGCGCGCACACGACGTGGAGGTGGAGGTCATCGTCGGCGAGGACATCGCCGACGCCGCAGACCTCACCGGCAAGGCCGCAAGGGGAGACACCGACGTCCTCGTCGTGGTCGGGGGCGACGGCACCGTGCGTCTCACCGTCGAGGCCAGCATCGGCTCGGGTAAGCCCCTGGCGGTGATCCCGGCGGGCAGTGGCAACGACTTCGCGCGCAACCTCGGTATCCCGCTCGGCACCGCCGAGGCCATCGAGGTGATCCTCGCCGGACACCGGCGACCCATCGACCTCGGGCGCGTGAGCTTTCCCGACGGCCAGACCGCACTGTTCAGCACCGTCGCCGCCACCGGCTTCGACGCCGCGGTCACCGCGCGAGCGATGGACATCAAGTGGCCCAGGGGGCAGGCGCGATACACGATCGCCGCGTTCCTCGAGCTCATCGGACTGCGTTCCCGGCACTATCAGGTGCGCGTCGACGACGAATGCGTCGAATCGGATCTGATCTTCGCCGCGATCGGCAACACCACGTCGTACGGCGGCGGGATGCAGATCACGCCGGAGGCATCGGTGAGCGACGGCCTGCTCGACATCTCCATGGCGGCCAATCCGCCTCGCCTCCCGCGCTGGACCATCGCACGTGTGTTCCCGAAGGTGTTCTCGGGCAAGCACATCGGCCATCCGCTGGTGACGTCGATGCGTGGCGAGGAGATCGAGCTCTACTGCGACCCGCCCGCCCTGGTCTCCGTCGACGGCGACCTCGTCGGTGCGCTGCCCGCGGTCTTCGAGGCGGTGCCCCGCGCGATCGAGGTGTTCGCGCCCGTGCCGGCCTGA
- a CDS encoding glycerol-3-phosphate dehydrogenase/oxidase, producing the protein MATLSPSTRRRSLEYLASRAEPVDLLVVGGGITGVGVALDAATRGLSVALVEKGDLAAGTSRWSSKLVHGGLRYLAKGDIRIARESAVERHHLMTAVAPHLIAPLRQILPDRGGRQAPVIRFGLRAGDMLRRNAGTPASLLPPPSGLSLIETLARCPTLSPTALRGGISTTDGQLIDDARLVVAVARTAAGYGASICTHTRADRVDGRGATLTDTCTGESFDIGARMVVNATGVWSGEVDQAIAVTPSRGTHLVLDAATMGNPTAALTIPLGGSVSRFVFTMPAQLGRVYVGITDVAAPGPIPDVPTPDSSEIDFLLDALNPALVRPIDRTDIIGTFSGLRPLVDRRAGAGDGGPGTSTGLADVSRRHHIRVRGDGLVSVLGGKLTTYRRMAQDAVDAALATAGLAAGDCVTTTTPLVGALRDPREQGLPTSLVQRFGGEAPTVVDTSTVDRPLDLITPGIDVTRAEIEFAVTHEGALDVEDVLHRRTRIGLVDRDAEAARPEVEKILGYVLG; encoded by the coding sequence ATGGCGACGCTGTCTCCGTCGACGCGTCGCCGGTCTCTCGAATATCTGGCATCCCGGGCAGAGCCCGTCGACCTGCTCGTCGTCGGAGGTGGAATCACCGGGGTCGGCGTCGCGCTGGACGCGGCGACCCGCGGTCTGAGCGTTGCGCTCGTCGAGAAAGGTGACCTCGCCGCCGGTACGTCGCGGTGGAGCAGCAAGCTCGTCCACGGCGGACTCCGGTACCTCGCGAAAGGTGACATCCGGATCGCGCGCGAGAGCGCGGTCGAGCGGCATCATCTGATGACCGCGGTAGCCCCCCACCTGATCGCCCCCCTTCGGCAGATTCTTCCCGACCGCGGAGGCCGGCAGGCGCCGGTCATCCGTTTCGGTCTGCGTGCAGGCGACATGCTCCGCCGCAACGCAGGTACCCCCGCTTCATTGTTACCACCGCCGTCGGGGCTGTCGCTCATCGAGACGCTCGCGAGGTGCCCGACGCTCTCGCCGACGGCCCTGCGCGGCGGGATCTCGACCACCGACGGCCAGCTGATCGACGACGCGCGTCTCGTCGTGGCCGTCGCGCGGACCGCGGCGGGCTATGGGGCGTCGATCTGCACCCACACCCGCGCGGACCGCGTGGACGGGCGCGGCGCCACGCTCACCGACACATGCACCGGTGAGAGCTTCGACATCGGTGCCCGGATGGTCGTGAACGCCACCGGCGTCTGGTCCGGCGAGGTAGACCAGGCGATAGCCGTAACACCCAGTCGCGGAACCCATCTCGTCCTCGATGCAGCGACGATGGGCAATCCGACTGCAGCCCTGACCATCCCGCTGGGCGGTTCGGTGTCGCGATTCGTGTTCACGATGCCGGCGCAGCTGGGACGCGTCTATGTCGGCATCACCGACGTCGCCGCCCCCGGGCCCATCCCCGATGTGCCGACGCCCGACTCCTCCGAGATCGACTTCTTGCTCGACGCGCTCAACCCGGCCCTCGTGCGTCCGATCGACCGGACCGACATCATCGGTACGTTCTCGGGGCTGCGGCCGCTCGTCGACCGCCGTGCCGGGGCGGGTGACGGCGGCCCGGGCACGTCGACCGGGCTCGCCGACGTCTCGCGCCGGCACCACATCCGGGTCCGCGGTGACGGCCTGGTCAGCGTGCTGGGCGGCAAGCTGACCACCTACCGGCGGATGGCGCAGGATGCGGTCGACGCCGCACTGGCCACCGCCGGACTCGCCGCCGGGGACTGCGTCACCACCACGACGCCGCTGGTCGGGGCCCTGCGTGATCCGCGTGAACAAGGTCTGCCGACCTCACTGGTGCAACGCTTCGGCGGCGAGGCCCCGACCGTCGTCGACACCTCTACCGTCGACCGGCCGCTGGACCTCATCACCCCCGGCATCGACGTCACCCGCGCCGAGATCGAGTTCGCGGTCACCCACGAGGGGGCGCTCGACGTCGAGGACGTGCTGCATCGGCGCACGCGGATCGGGCTGGTCGACCGGGACGCCGAGGCGGCCCGTCCGGAGGTCGAGAAGATCCTCGGGTACGTACTGGGCTGA